TTATTAATTAATGTTCCATTTCTTAAAAAACCACAAAATATGAATGGGATACCACAAAAATAGTTTCATGTGAAAACTAAGTACATGTAACGTGACAAGTTTTAAAAAGCAAAATATTGGAGTCTTGTTTATAGAAAAAAGGGGACAGTTGTTACAGAGATGTTTAAATAGAAAACGAATCAATTGGTCCTCTAGATGAGCATATAGCTAATAGTTTTCTCTAATATGAAAGGTGGTATTTAAAATCAATACACAGCAATCGACAGAAGCATTCGAAATAGCAAAACAACTAATGCCTGGTGGTGTAAACAGTCCAGTAAGAGCATTTAAATCCGTTGGAATCGATCCTATTTTTATTAGTCATGGAATCGGATCAGAAATATATGATATTGATGGGAATAGGTATATAGATTATATCCTTTCTTGGGGACCATTAATTCATGGACATGCAGATAAAGATGTTGCGAGTGCATTACTCGAAGCAATAAAAAAGGGGACAAGTTTTGGATTGCCCACTTTGCAAGAAAATAAGCTAGCACAATTAATCACTACTCGGATTCCCTCCATAGAGAAGATTAGAATGGTTAACTCTGGTACAGAGGCAACAATGAGTGCTATTCGGCTAGCTAGAGGTTTTACAGGCAAAAACATAATTGTTAAATTTGAAGGAAACTATCACGGACACAGTGACCATCTATTAGTAAAAGCTGGTTCAGGCATAGCAACATTAGGCCTTCCAGATTGTCCAGGTGTACCGTTAGAAATCACAAAAAACACTTTATCCGTTCCGTATAACGATATTGAAGCACTTTATAGTGTATTTGATACATTTGGTTCAGAAATTGCAGCAGTGATTGTAGAACCATTTGCTGGTAATATGGCTGGCATACCTGCTGACCCCGAATTTCTTCAAGCTATACGTTTGTTCACTACAAAATATGGGGCGCTATTTATTCTTGATGAGGTAATGACGGGTTTTCGTATTGATTACCACTCAGCTCAAGGGCTTTATAACATTCAGCCTGACTTAACTTGCTTAGGGAAGATAATCGGTGGCGGGATGCCCGTTGGCGCATATGGTGGCAAAAAAGAGATTATGAATCTAATTGCACCGGAAGGGAATATTTATCAAGCTGGCACTTTATCGGGTAATCCAATTGCGATGATAGCCGGATATACTACAATAAATAAATTAACCTCTGATAGTTACAACTATATTGAAGAACTATCAGACAGATTAATTCAAGGATTAAAAACAGTAGCCCGTAAATCGAATATAGCGCTGATGACAACTAAAGCTGGAACAATGATTGGTTTGTCCTTTACTGATAATCCTTTACAAAATTTTGATGATGCACGCAAAATAGACTCAGAGATGTTTCGGCGTTTCTATGTCGAAATGCTAAAACAAGGGATCCTTTTACCCCCATCGCAATATGAAAGCATCTTTTTATCGACTGCCCATTCAATACATGATATTGATGAAACAATTCATGCTGCAGATGTAGCTTTTCAACGAATGTCATCGTTTCTTTAGAAAATATTTTAACCATCTTAAATAATGGGTGCGTCATAACAACTATAATGATGATGAACTGTATTAATGTTCGCATCATTTAACTGGAAGTGAATGAAAATGTTAAAAATAAACCGAGAAGATAAAATTCCGATTTGGCAGCAGTTGCTTGATCAGGCTATCCACCATATAACAACAGGAAAATGGCCACCAGGTGAATTACTTCCTCCATCTCGAGAGCTTGCCTTATTAGTCGGTGTTTCACGCTCAACAATACAAATTGTTTATGAGGAATTATTTAGTCGAGGCTATACCGTTACTAATTGGCGTGGGGGAACAAGGGTAAGTGATTGGGGATTGAAAGCCAACTTAGCAGAAGAAACTACTCCTTATGGACCATCTACGCCAGCATTACCTTTATTAAACGCGGCAGTTGATGAATTAAACAGTTGGTTTGGAGACCCCGAAAATCGAAACGTAGAAATCGATTTCTGTCCTCATGAGCCTTATTTGGACGAACATTTCCAAAAAAATTGGAGACAATCTTTTTTACAGGCTTCATCCGAAGCAGATTTGACCACTTGGGGTTATGGCAACCCATATGGTTTTACTCCGCTCCGTGAACAGATTCAACGTTATTTAACATTTGAAAGAGGTGTTCATGTAGATATTGACCAAATCATTTTAACTTCTGGTGCACAGCATAGCATTGATCTTATTGCGCAAGCACTGTTAACGGAAGGAGAAACGGTTTCTGTTGAAGATCCTGGATTCCCCGCTGCCTGGACGACCATGCAATATCGACGGATGAATGTCGTTTCCGTACCGGTTGATAACTATGGAATACAAGTAAATCGTATTCATCCGCAAAGCAAGCTTATTTTTGTTACGCCTTCTCACCAATGTGCAGTTGGTGTGATTATGTCTGAACCACGTAGACAACAGTTGCTCCAAAAGTCAGCGCAAGAGCAATTTTGGATAGTAGAAGATGATTATGATGGCGAATTTAGGTACCGTGGTGGTCCACTTCCTACTTTGTTCAGCCAACAACCACAGAACACATTGTATATGATGAGTTTTTCCAAAATGGTGGCGCCTGGCATACGCATTTCGGCAGTGATTGGGCCAAAGGATGCCATTCGTCAGCTTGCTCAAGTACAAGCCCTAACCTATCGACATCTGCCGATAATGGAACAACTAACGCTTAGTCATTTTATTGAGCACGGTCATTTTATGCGTCATATGAGGAGAGCAAGAAATGTTTATCGACGTAGACATGAAGCAATGACCAAGGCCATCATGGCAACTGGACTAGCTGAACGTTTTAAACTAAGTGGCATTGAAACAGGCTTGCATATGCTTCTTGAAGCTGAAGAATCGTTTGATGAAGAGGCTATGACAAACCTAGCGCTCGAAAAAGGAATTCGTGTATATCCACTTAGTAAGTATTGTTTGGAAACGAATCGAAAAGGATGGGTACTGGGATTTGCTAAAATGGATGAGAGCGCAATTGAAGAAGGCATTAACCGCCTTGCCAAGATACTTTTATAATCGAATAATACTATTAGGTTTTAACGTCAAGCCCATGAGGAGCAAACTTTTAGGCGACCATAGCGTTGCCAAAGGCATAGCCAACGATAAAAGTCGATGCCTTCAGTATCTAATGCCAAAAGAGGGAGGGGCATTCCAACATTGGCTCTCTTGATTTTCACCATTAACAATCGATTTATGAAGATATGCAAGTTTTTTTCATATCATGTATTTAACTGTTGCATTTCAAAACATAAAATCATAATATAAGAATATAGTTATATATAGTTAAAATCACCTTTTACTCAAGGTGATTTTATTTACAATAATATATAAGCAAATGATTATATAAGGAGGGCAAATAAATGGATTATATGCTAATTGAAAAACAATTAAAGGCAGCAGCAGATTTGAATCGCATGAAATTACTTGCGTGTATGAAAAATGGAGAGGTATGTGTTTGTGATTTTGTAGAGGTTCTAGGCATTTCACAACCAGCCGTTAGTCAGCATCTAAGAAAATTAAAGGAGGCAGGTATTATTACAGAACGAAAAGTAGGGACTTGGAAACATTATCGTTTAGTAGAGGAACAAACGCCACTGATGAAGGGGATTTTAGAGCATATTCAGCCTTTAACTGGGTGCAACTGTGGCACAAATGGCTGCCATGTAGGGGGAACTGATAGTGAGTAATGAGTCTTTAACGAAACAGCTGTCTTTTTTAGATCGTTACCTTACTCTTTGGATATTTGTTGCCATGGGGCTAGGTGTCGTATTCAGTATCACAATGCCCAATATTGGAGAATCGTTAGAGTCCATGTCTCTTGGTACAACGTCCATACCGATTGCCATAGGTTTAATTGTTATGTTGTACCCGCCATTAGCGAAAGTAAAGTATGAGGAAATGTGGCGTGTGTTTAAAGATTGGAAAGTGCTTTTACTATCCCTTTTTCAAAACTGGTTACTTGGACCATTCTTAATGTTCTTTCTAGCCATCATCTTCTTGCGCGATTATCCAGAGTACATGGCTGGACTCATTATGATTGGCTTGGCTCGCTGTATTGCCATGGTCATTGTGTGGAATGATCTAGCACGTGGGGACCGCGAATATGTAGCTGGCTTAGTTGCCTTTAACTCGATTTTTCAAATCTTAACGTATTCGATTTTTGCATACTTTTTCTTAAATGTATTACCTGGTTGGTTTGGTTTAGAGAATTTCAATGTTTCCATCTCCATGTGGGAAATTACAAAAAGCGTACTTATTTACTTAGGTATCCCATTTGCGGCAGGGTTCCTGACACGATGGATTGGGATTCAAACAAAAGGAAAACAGTGGTATGAGGAAAAATTCTTACCGAAAATTTCTCCACTTACTTTAATTGCACTTTTATTCACGATTGTTATGATGTTTGCTTTAAAAGGTGAGCAATTGGTTGAACTGCCACTTGATGTCGTACGAATTGCTATTCCATTATTTATTTACTTTGTCGTGATGTTTGCTGTTTCATTTTTCTCTTCCCGTAAAGCTGGCGCATCTTATCCGGTTACAGCTGCTCTTTCTTTTACAGCGGCAAGTAATAACTTTGAGTTAGCGATTGCGGTAGCAGTTGGTGTGTTTGGTCTTCATAGTGGCGTAGCATTTGCGGCAGTTATAGGCCCCCTTGTAGAAGTACCCGTTCTCATAGGACTTGTATGGGTTGCTTTACGTTGGCAGAAAAAATACTTTAAAACGATTAAATTATAAGGAGCAAACACTTATGACTAACACACTTTATTTCTTATGTACAGGGAACTCATGCCGTAGTCAAATGGCTGAAGGATGGGCTAAAAAATTGTTACCTACTAATTGGACTGTGAAAAGTGCTGGGATTGAGGCTCATGGCGTAAATCCAAATGCCATTAAAGCAATGGAGGAGGTAGGGATTGATATTTCAAATCATACATCTGATTTAATTGATTTTAAGACATTAAACAATGCCACATTAGTTGTGACGTTATGCGGGGATGCCGCTGATAAATGTCCGATGACGCCTCCGCATATTCGCCGTGAGCATTGGGGATTTGAAGATCCAGCGAAAGCAACAGGTACAGATGAGGACAAATGGACTGTCTTCCAAAATGTACGCGATGCTATAGGACAACGTATTGAAAAATTTGTAGGCGAGGAGCTGTAGTAAATTGAAAAAAATTCATATCTATGAGCCAGCCATGTGCTGTTCAACAGGCTTATGTGGCCCTTCTATAGACCCAGAATTATTACGTATGTCGTTTATAATGAATAATTTAAAAAATACAAACATTGAAGCTGTAAGATTTAATCTGACGAACGATCCAAATGCTTTTATAGAAAATGAAGCAATCAATCAACTTTTAATAGCACAAGGAATGGATGCCTTGCCTGCAACGTTTGTTGATGGGGAGTTACTTTGTAAAGGGATATATCCCACTAATGAGCAATTTTCACAGTGGTCAGGGCTTTCAGAAGAAAACTTACTACAAAAGCCAAAAGTACGCTTGTCACTAAAAGGAGATGCGTAAAATGGAACGCTTTACAAGAAGTCATTTCCCTGACACCCCATTTTTGTTTTTTACGGGGAAGGGGGGCGTTGGGAAAACGTCTGTTGCTTGTGCCCTATCAATAGCCATTGCAAACAAAGGGAAAAAGGTACTTTTAATTAGTACAGATCCCGCATCTAACTTACAAGATATTTTTGGTCAAACGCTTTCGAATAGTCCAACAAAAATTGAAGGCATAAACAATCTATTTGCGATAAATTTAGACCCTGAACAAGCAGCACAACATTACAAAGAACGAATGGTTGGTCCGTACCGTGGAAAACTACCTGATGTGGTCATTCAAAATATGGAGGAGCAACTTTCGGGGGCTTGTACAGTTGAAATTGCTGCTTTTAATGAATTCGCAACACTATTGACTGATACTTCAGTGATTGAAAATTTTGACACTGTCGTGTTTGATACAGCACCAACAGGTCATACATTACGCTTATTACAACTACCTTCTGCATGGTCTACATTTCTAGATGAAAATACGACTGGCACTTCATGTTTAGGTCCTTTAAAAGGGTTAGAACCACAACGTGAAGTCTATAAAGAGGCTGTTCATCGTTTAAAAGATGCGAATCAAACAACGTTAATGATAGTGACACGCCCTGAAGAAAACCCTTTAAAAGAAGCCGCTCGTGCTTCTAACGAGTTGTATGAAATTGGTATTCAAAATCAGACGTTATTAATCAATGGCTATATGCGTAATGTCAATTCTACTGATTGTACAGAAGAAGCATTCATTGCACGTCAATCGGATGCATTAGCCAGAATTCCAAAAGAACTAAATCGATTTGAACATTTCTACTTACCGTTTGTACCGTACTCATTATCAAGTATGGAACGTTTGCAAGCATGGATGACTAATCAGGAAATTTCACATACACATGCATCAACCGAAGAAATTAAGATTCCAGAAGTCGAGGAAATGATTGCTGATTATTTAGAACGTAAACCAAAATTGATTTTTACAATGGGTAAAGGTGGGGTTGGTAAAACTACGATTGCTTCTTATATTGCCTTACGCTTAGCCGAAGAAGGTATTCCTGTACATTTAACTACAACAGACCCTGCTGCGCATTTAAATTGGACATTTGGAAACGAACAAGTCAAAAATTTAACGATAAGTCGAATAGATCCGAAAGAAGAAGTTGCAAATTATGAAGCTGAAGTGTTGGCAAAGGCAAGTGAAACAATGAACGAAGAAGGTTTAGCGTTTGTGAAGGAAGATTTAGCTTCTCCCTGTACCGAGGAAATTGCAGTATTTCGTGCATTTGCAAATGTGGTAGAAAATCATCAAGATGAGGTCATTGTTATTGATACAGCACCAACAGGGCATACGTTACTTTTACTAGATGCAACAGAAGCTTATCATCGCGAAATAAGCCGTTCACAAGGGGATATTCCTCCAGCTGTTTCTAACCTGTTACCAAGGTTGCGTGATGCTTCTTATACCAGTGTTGCCATTGTAACACTTCCTGAAGCAACACCTGTTTATGAAGCGACACGCTTACAGGAAGATTTACAGCGTGCTGGATTATCTGTTGATTGGTGGGTTGTCAATCAAACCTTTTCTTCAATCCACACAACAAGTGCCATATTAATTCAAAAACAACAAGCAGAAACAAAATGGCTGAATGCAGTACAATCCATCAGCAACAATCAATTCGTAGCCATTCCATGGGTAAAAACGCCACCAATCGGAACAAAAGGCTTACATGAACTAAAAGGAGAGAAAATCAAATGAAAATGAGTCCAGAAGGCAAACATTATTTAGAACAGGTAATAGCTGATTCGGAGGTTAAAACACTTCGTTTCTTTGGTATTGCAGGCTGCTGTGGGGTTAATTTAGGTGTAGGCTTAGAAGCACCAGCAGCAGAAGATACTATTCAAACAATCGAAGGTATCCAAGTCGCAATCCATCCTGATATTGCACCACAATTAACAGATGTAACAATCCATGCCGAAGAAGAGAATGGTGAACTTGGTTTAGTATTGGAAGGATATTCTCCGACCTCTTGCTAATTAAAAGCCGACAGGAATAGGGGCTACAAAAGTTTGCTTATGTTACAAAGCATAACTATATTACGTCTAGCTAACTGCTAGACGTAAAAAACATCTTTTATATAAGTAATTACTTATGTAAATGACTAAAAAGGAGAAGTAAGATGAACACGCTAAATGTAATGAAACAAAATACATCTTGTTGCACCCCTGCAAAGAGCATTGAAATTCAACAGATTAATCCCAATGCCAATAAAAATTTACCCGTCGTAATAATTGGCGCAGGTCCAATTGGTTTAGCTGCTGCTGCTCATTTAGTGGCACAAAAACAAGCCTTTATTGTACTAGAGGCAGGGCATGAAATAGCACATAATATTCGTAGTTGGGGGCATGTGACGTTATTTTCCCCATGGCGATATAACATTAATAAAGCAGCTAAAGCATTATTAGAAACCTCCGATTGGGTAGAACCTAATTTAGATACATTACCAACAGGAAATGAATTAATTGATCTCTATTTAAAACCTTTGGCTGAGTTAGTACAAATAAAACCTAACATTCAATTGAACGCAAAAGTAGTGGGTATTTCACGACAATTTAATGATAAGATGAAGACGAAAAATCGAGTAGACCAATCATTTACTATTTATGTTGAACGAGAGAATGACATTCATATCATTGCGGCAAGAGCTGTTATTGATGCGACAGGTACATGGGGAAATCCAAATCCGGCGAATACTACAGGTGTGTGGTTACAAAATGAAAAGGCCCTAACAAATCACATTGAGTATGGTATTCCTGATATAAATTCAAATGCTAAGAGATATGCAAATAAGAAGATTGCTGTTATTGGTGGTGGCCATTCAGCGATTAATACCTTATTGACACTTGCGGCACTACAAGAAGATAATCCTGCAACAAAATTAGTATGGATAATGCGGAAAAAATCTGTAGAAGAAGCCTATGGTGGTGAGGAAAAAGATGCATTAGCTGCACGAGGCGCACTGGGAATACGTATTCACGAATTAGTTGAGACAGGTAAGGTTGAGGTCGTTACACCTTTCTATATCTCACAGTTGCGTCAAGATGAGAACATCCAAATTATTGGTACTATTAACGGGGAAACAAAAGTATTAACAGGATTTGAAGAGCTAATTGTTAACGCAGGTAATCGACCTGATTTTACGATTAACAGCGAACTACGCCTTTCCATTGATGCAGCAACAGAAAGTGTGCAAGCATTGGCGCCTTTAATTGACCCGAATGAGCATAGTTGTGGAACAGTAAGAGCGCATGGAGAAGAAATACTGAGACAACCAGAAAAAGACTTCTATATTGTCGGTGCTAAAAGCTATGGTCGCGCACCAACATTTTTAATGGCAACAGGTTATGAACAAGTCCGTTCCATTACGGCATACTTATGTGGTGATACAGAAGCTTCAAAACGTGTGGAATTAGAGTTACCTGAAACAGGTGTATGTAGTGCTCAACTTGGTCAACCATCCAATACGTGTTGTTAAAAATTTACTGTTAGCAAAAGCTAGCAGTCTTTTGCACTAGTATTAATTCCTATTGCGCAAGTTGCTGGAACCGTCTTCGGAATCCTATGTTGACGAAAAATAATGGCATAAATATAATTGACAACCAATAATGCAAAATGGTATTTTTGTTTAAGAAATTTTTAATTGAATAAGGCGACATGACTTTGGATGTCATGTTAGCGAATTGACAAAGAAAATGTTTTAATGCAGCGCCTCCTAAACTGGAGGCGCTGCTTTTTGTATTTTTTTAGAGGAGTGAAATGATGGATAAAAGAATTTACCTATTATCGACGATTGCCTTTATAGTTGGTCTAGTTGAATTAGTAATTGGAGGGTTGCTTCCACTGATTGCGGAAGATTTAAAGATTTCGTATGGCAAAGTAGGAATGTTAATCTCCATGTTTTCATTAAGTTTTGCCATATCAGGCCCTATTTTATTATCTTTAACCTCAAAGATGGAGCGCAAAAGATTATTTCTCATTGTTTTGTTGATTTTCTTTGTCTCGAATATGATCATTGTGTTGAGTGATATGTATACTGTTCTTTTGGCTGCTAGAATATTATCAGCTATGTGTGCGTCGCTTCTTGTTTCGTTATGTATCACCATCGCTTCTCAAATAAGCGATGATGCATATACAGCAAGAGCAATCGGCCTTGTATTAATGGGGGTTAGTGCTTCCCTGGTGTTTGGTGTTCCGTTTAGTTTATGGTTAGGTAGCGAATTAGGTTGGCGGGCTCCATTTCTATTTATTGCTATTTTGACATTATTGCTTATGTTAATTGTATTTTTTGCATTGGGGAAAATCGAGCCAAAGAAGAATTTACCTTTAAAAGCACAAGTAAAGGCGTTAAAGGAACGAAAGATTTTACTTATTCATTCGATTTCCATCATATTTTTTACAGGGCATATGACTTTGTATGCATACTTAACACCATTTCTTCAGTCAACGCTACATTTGTCAGAGAAGTCTCTTAGCCTAATGTATTTAATCATTGGTATATTCTCCATATGCGGAAGTTTATTAGGTGGATATTTTACTGATCGTATTAGTGCAAAACGAACAATTTTCTCCGTACTATCCTTATTTACACTAACGATTGTTGCGATACCGTTCTTAAAATTTTCCGTCGTGCTGTTCGTTGGAGCAATATTATTATGGAGTTTACTAAGTTGGTCACTACAACCTGCGATTCAAAGTTATATTGTTTCTTCTGCATCGACTACATCAGATATCCATCAAAGTTTAAATAATTCTAGTGCCCATATTGGTATGGCATTAGGCTCCACGATAGGGGGCATAACCATTGACGCATATACTGCTGAAATAAATGCGATAATCGGTGGCACAATTGCCTGTATCGCATTGATAGTAGCCATACTAACCTTTAAATGGCAAAGAAACTAAATAAATATATGGTCAATTTTTGTCCAATCAAGCCTAAAGGATTAATACAATAAATAGAAAATATATCATATATTTGTAAAATAGATTAAAATAAAACTAGCCCCGTAACATTGCAGGCTAGTTTTATTTTGATTGTATGAAAGAAGAACTAAAGCACCATAAGTCAGTTAGGCATTTTCACATTTTCATTTGAATATATTTAAGTAATAGCTAATATGAATAGATTAAAAATAATGGTGAGGGAGATTGGATGGACACTTCGACAAATACGCATCAAGAGGATGTAATCATTTCTATTATTATACCCGCCCATAATGAAGAAAAGTACATTGGAAAATGTTTAGAATCCATTTCAAAAGCGTCAAAATTACTTCAAAATCAAGTTGAAATCATTGTTGTGCTAAATCGCTGTACAGACAAAACGGAAGAAATTGCAAAATCTTATAATTGTATTACAGTAAACAATGACGATAAAAACCTTTCTAAAATTAGAAATACAGGCGTTGAAAGAGCTAGGGGGGAAATCATCGTAACGATAGATGCAGATACACAGATGAATGAGCATATGCTTACAAAGGTAGTACAAAACTTGAGCTCGGGAAAGTATATTGGCGGAGGAGTTACAGGGAAATTTGAAAGAATGTCTTTAGGGATTTTCGTTTCAACTATGTTATTAATAGGACCTTTACTTTTTAAATATGGTGCCATATCCGTGGGGATTTTTTGGTGCTACAAAGAGGATTTTAAGTCCATTAACGGATTTAATGAAGCCATGCTTATGGCGGAAGATGCTGATTTTGCCAAACGCTTAAAAGTGTGGGGAAAAAAGAAAGGAAAAAAATACGGAACAATTCAAAATGGTATGATAACTTCCAGCCGAAAGTTTGATAAACACGGAGACTGGGTGTTACTTAAACGTCCGAAATTAATTTTAGCTTATCTGAAAGGAACAGATAAACAATATGCAGATGAAGCCTATTATGAAAATCATGATCGATAATCTATCAAGTTGAGGGAAAAATAAAGATTCTAATTGTCAAGCATCTATTAAAATTTACAGAGACGTTAATCGAAGCAGGATTAACGCTTTTTTTATTGAAATTATTTGTTTATAGCTAAAAGAGAGGGGCAACAGATATGAGTAAACAATTAATCATCGGCGACGTAACGCAAGAACTAGCTTCTACACGTCGCATATTGGAACGCTTACCCGAGGAGCATATGTCATGGCGACCACATGATAAATCAATGACCCTCGGTGGACTAGCCACACATCTAATCAATCTGCTAAACTGGCAAATCACAATTATTCAGCACACGGAGTTGGATCTTTCAACAGTATCACTTCGACGAGAAGCAATAGAAAAACAATCTGACATTCTAGAAGAATTTGACGCCAACGTCTCCAAACTCGATAAGTTGCTTGCCGAATGTGACGACAAAGCGCTCGGCGATGAATGGACACTTCGCCATGGCCAGCATATTATTCGCCAAGAGCCGAGAGCACTTGCGTTACGTACTTTTGGAATTAGTCATATGGTTCACCACCGTGCACAACTGGGCGTATACTTACGCCTTCTTGATATTGCGGTGCCAGGCTTTTATGGACCATCAGCCGATGAAGAAATCTAATTAAATATCTTGGTGCAAGGGTGATCAAGATTAAAGAGTTGCATAATGCAGCTCTTTTTTCATTTTCTGTAGGCTGATTACTATTAAAAGGCTTTTGGGCGAGGTTTTTTTAAAATCATCCTACAGCTTTCGATTTATTTAATTTTAAAAATATTCTATTTATTTAAAATAATAGTATTTTTCTATGAGGGTAGACTCATTTTTTATGAATCGTCCTAAAAATAATTGAATTCAAATAAAATCCTTTATAAAATGAAAGCGAATTCACACTTTAGTGCATGCACGCTTGTTAATTACAATGATTTCTTACATTTAAGGAGGCATGTTAATTATGATAGCAGCAGTCGTAACGAAAGACAAAAAAGTAAGTGTAGAGGAGAAGCAACTAAGACCATTAAAACATGGTGAAGCATTAGTACAAACAGAATTTTGTGGTGTTTGTCATACGGATCTACATGTCAAAAATGCAGATTTCGGTGATGTTACAGGGATTGTATTAGGTCATGAGGGTATTGGTAAAGTGATTGAAGTTGCAGAAGGGGTTACGTCACTAAAAGTTGGTGACCGAGTATCTATTGCTTGGATGTATGAGAGTTGCGGACACTGTGAATATTGTACGACAGGTCGTGAAACACTTTGTCGCGATGTTAAAAATGCAGGGTATACAGTAGATGGTGCTATGGCCGAGCAAGTGATTGTATCAGCTGATTATGCAGTTAAGGTTCCAGCTAATTTAGATCCAGCCGCCGCTTCTTCTGTCACTTGTGCAGGTGTGACAACTTACAAGGCTGTGAAAGTGTCAAATATCCGTCCAGGACAATGGATTGGGATATTTGGTATTGGTGGTCTCGGCAACTTAGCTGTGCAGTACGCTAAACATGTTTATGGTGCAAACGTTGTGGCGTTCGATATTAATGATGAGAAGCTAGCATTTGCTAAAGAGGTAGGGGCAGATGCTATTGTCAATTTATTAAATGAAGACCCCATTGCTAAAGCGAAAGAACTGACGAATGGGAAAGGCTTAGATGCAACTGTGGTTACAGCTGTAGCTAAAACGCCGTTCAATCAAGCGATTGATGTGGTAAAAGCAGGCGCACGAGTAGTAGCAGTTGGTTTACCTGTA
This genomic interval from Lysinibacillus sphaericus contains the following:
- a CDS encoding Fe-S cluster assembly protein HesB; the protein is MKMSPEGKHYLEQVIADSEVKTLRFFGIAGCCGVNLGVGLEAPAAEDTIQTIEGIQVAIHPDIAPQLTDVTIHAEEENGELGLVLEGYSPTSC
- the adhP gene encoding alcohol dehydrogenase AdhP — its product is MIAAVVTKDKKVSVEEKQLRPLKHGEALVQTEFCGVCHTDLHVKNADFGDVTGIVLGHEGIGKVIEVAEGVTSLKVGDRVSIAWMYESCGHCEYCTTGRETLCRDVKNAGYTVDGAMAEQVIVSADYAVKVPANLDPAAASSVTCAGVTTYKAVKVSNIRPGQWIGIFGIGGLGNLAVQYAKHVYGANVVAFDINDEKLAFAKEVGADAIVNLLNEDPIAKAKELTNGKGLDATVVTAVAKTPFNQAIDVVKAGARVVAVGLPVDKMDLDIPRLVLDGIQVIGTLVGTRQDLQEAFQFAAEGKVVPKVTLRKIEEINEIMEEMEQGKITGRMVIDFTN
- a CDS encoding MFS transporter gives rise to the protein MMDKRIYLLSTIAFIVGLVELVIGGLLPLIAEDLKISYGKVGMLISMFSLSFAISGPILLSLTSKMERKRLFLIVLLIFFVSNMIIVLSDMYTVLLAARILSAMCASLLVSLCITIASQISDDAYTARAIGLVLMGVSASLVFGVPFSLWLGSELGWRAPFLFIAILTLLLMLIVFFALGKIEPKKNLPLKAQVKALKERKILLIHSISIIFFTGHMTLYAYLTPFLQSTLHLSEKSLSLMYLIIGIFSICGSLLGGYFTDRISAKRTIFSVLSLFTLTIVAIPFLKFSVVLFVGAILLWSLLSWSLQPAIQSYIVSSASTTSDIHQSLNNSSAHIGMALGSTIGGITIDAYTAEINAIIGGTIACIALIVAILTFKWQRN
- a CDS encoding NAD(P)-binding domain-containing protein, which translates into the protein MNTLNVMKQNTSCCTPAKSIEIQQINPNANKNLPVVIIGAGPIGLAAAAHLVAQKQAFIVLEAGHEIAHNIRSWGHVTLFSPWRYNINKAAKALLETSDWVEPNLDTLPTGNELIDLYLKPLAELVQIKPNIQLNAKVVGISRQFNDKMKTKNRVDQSFTIYVERENDIHIIAARAVIDATGTWGNPNPANTTGVWLQNEKALTNHIEYGIPDINSNAKRYANKKIAVIGGGHSAINTLLTLAALQEDNPATKLVWIMRKKSVEEAYGGEEKDALAARGALGIRIHELVETGKVEVVTPFYISQLRQDENIQIIGTINGETKVLTGFEELIVNAGNRPDFTINSELRLSIDAATESVQALAPLIDPNEHSCGTVRAHGEEILRQPEKDFYIVGAKSYGRAPTFLMATGYEQVRSITAYLCGDTEASKRVELELPETGVCSAQLGQPSNTCC
- a CDS encoding DinB family protein, with the protein product MSKQLIIGDVTQELASTRRILERLPEEHMSWRPHDKSMTLGGLATHLINLLNWQITIIQHTELDLSTVSLRREAIEKQSDILEEFDANVSKLDKLLAECDDKALGDEWTLRHGQHIIRQEPRALALRTFGISHMVHHRAQLGVYLRLLDIAVPGFYGPSADEEI
- a CDS encoding glycosyltransferase, translated to MDTSTNTHQEDVIISIIIPAHNEEKYIGKCLESISKASKLLQNQVEIIVVLNRCTDKTEEIAKSYNCITVNNDDKNLSKIRNTGVERARGEIIVTIDADTQMNEHMLTKVVQNLSSGKYIGGGVTGKFERMSLGIFVSTMLLIGPLLFKYGAISVGIFWCYKEDFKSINGFNEAMLMAEDADFAKRLKVWGKKKGKKYGTIQNGMITSSRKFDKHGDWVLLKRPKLILAYLKGTDKQYADEAYYENHDR